One genomic region from Croceicoccus sp. YJ47 encodes:
- a CDS encoding CarD family transcriptional regulator has translation MTAKANAFDVGDYVVYPKHGVGRVIELQSQEIAGMQLELYVLRFEKERMTLRVPTNKVESIGMRKLSSDKTLREAMDVLKSKPKVKRTMWSRRAQEYEAKINSGDLVSIAEVTRDLFRADDQPEQSYSERQIFEAASSRLARELAAMENTDEPTALAKILEVLNEHAPKYYEQQPA, from the coding sequence ATGACTGCCAAGGCGAATGCCTTCGACGTCGGAGACTATGTCGTTTACCCCAAGCACGGCGTCGGCCGCGTCATCGAACTGCAAAGCCAGGAAATCGCCGGCATGCAGCTCGAACTCTACGTGCTGCGCTTCGAAAAAGAACGCATGACGTTGCGCGTTCCCACCAACAAGGTGGAATCCATCGGCATGCGCAAGCTGTCCTCGGACAAGACGCTGCGCGAAGCGATGGACGTGCTGAAGAGCAAGCCCAAGGTCAAGCGGACCATGTGGTCGCGCCGCGCCCAGGAATACGAAGCGAAGATCAATTCGGGCGATCTGGTGTCCATCGCCGAGGTCACGCGCGACCTGTTCCGCGCCGACGATCAGCCGGAACAAAGCTATTCCGAGCGTCAGATTTTCGAAGCGGCGTCGAGCCGTCTCGCCCGCGAGCTCGCGGCGATGGAAAACACGGATGAGCCGACCGCGCTCGCCAAGATTCTCGAGGTGCTGAACGAGCACGCACCCAAATATTACGAGCAGCAGCCCGCCTGA